tttaattgtttatgcaAAATTATCGTGAAGATGTTATATGAATATCTAAGACAATTTCCCACCTACCAGTTCCAGCCACTAGCCACATGCTTTTGCTAAACGGAAAAACTACAACAACAAAGTTTAAGGTTaagattctttaattatttaaaaatggaATAAAGTAATATGAATATGCTTCCCTGGTTTATTATATAAACATGGTTGCTTTCCCGGACAGTCACAAGCTCAGCCATGAATACTGCTCTAGCCAAAATGCcaatgttcttcttcttcttatttaccTCAACTTATGCTCAAACTAAGGTATACATCGTTTACATGGACCATTCAGCCATGCCCAGAGCCTTCTCAACTCACCACAGCTGGTTTGAATCCACTCTTTCCTCCGTATCAGACGATTCAGAGCTCCCCATTTCCTCAAAACTCATCCACACTTACACCAACTCCATTCATGGCTTCAGCGCAGCTCTCACTCCCTCCGAGCTCGCTGCCCTTAAAAACTCCCCTGGTTACATACACTCCACCCCAGATCGTCCTCTCGTACTACACACCACTCATTCTACTAAATTTCTTGGAATGAGCTCCACCTCCGGGGTCTGGCCGGCTTCGTCTTACGGCGAAGGCGTCATAATCGGCGTTATTGACTCTGGCGTATGGCCCGAAAGTGAGAGCTTTAAAGATAAAGGAATGAGTCGAGTCCCATCTAGATGGAAAGGAAAATGCGAGACAGGACACCACTTCAACTCTTCCCTGTGCAACAAGAAACTCATAGGTGCTCGATTCTTCAACAAGGGAATTCGAGCCAACTTTCCCGAAATCAACATAACCCTCAACTCTGCCCGTGACGATCATGGACACGGAACTCACACGGCGTCAACGGCCGCCGGAAACTACGTTGAAGGTGCCTCCTATTACGGCTACGCTGCCGGAACCGCCAGGGGAATGgctccaagagctcggctggccGCATACAAAGTTCTTTGGGAAAACCATGTATACTCATCTGATGTTATTGCAGCAGTGGACCAGGCAATCAAGGATGGAGTGGATATATTGTCCATGTCGTTGGGATTCTTTGCGAACAAGGATAAATTTTACGAGGAAGACGCAGTTGCGGTGGCTACATTTGCAGCCATGGAGAAAGGTATCTTCGTTTCAGCTTCGGCAGGGAACAAAGGACATCTTGCTGGGACGCTTGACAATGGGGCCCCGTGGTTGACAGTCGTTGGTGCAGGAACAGTGGACCGTGAGTTTGTAGGAACCTTGACTCTGGGAAACGACACTAACAAGATTATATTTGAGTCGTTATACGCTGGCAGCTTTTCGGGTCTCCGAGAACCCCTTGTTTTCTTGAACAAATGCAAGAACTTAAAGAAGTTGAGAAAACTGAAAGAGAAAGTCATTGTTGTATGCAAAGATGGACAGACCACAAACTTGGGAGACCAAATCGAGATAATCAAGAATGGAAGTACTTCGGTGATTTCTGGTGCTATGTTTCTCAGCAACGATTTATGGGAAGATTACTATGATTACACTTTTGCAGCTGCATTCATTGATGAAAAAAATCAGAAAACTGTGATGGACTACATCAGTAAGAACAAAAACCCAACTGGGGTTTTGGAGTTTCGGAAGACGATTTTGGGTAGAGCAACAGCTCCGAAAGTTGCTCGGTACAGTTCGAGAGGTCCATTTGTGAGAAGCCCGAGTGTGTTGAAGCCCGATGTTTTGGCTCCTGGTTCGGACATATTGGCTTCATGGTCTCCGCTTGACAAAATCGTCGAAGTCCACTCCAAGCCTTTGTTTAGCCACTTCAAAATCATCTCGGGAACTTCCATGGCCACTCCTCATGTTTCAGGGTTAGCTGCTTTGATCAAAGCCGTTCACCCAGATTGGAGCCCTGCAGCTATTAGATCCGCCATCATGACCACGGCAAACCCTTTAGACAACACCCAGAGCCCTATTAAAGACGCCGGAAACTTCGACCATCCGGCCATCCCCATAGACATTGGAGCTGGATTCATCGATCCAAATAAGGCCATTGATCCTGGGCTAGTCTACGATGCAGAAACAGAGGACTATGTCAAGCTTCTCTGCTCATTGAACTACACAGCAAAGCAGATGAAAATTATTACCAAAACGAATACCAGCTGCAATGAGATTAAACCGTCTTCTGATCTTAACTACCCGTCGTTTATTGCTTACTTTCCCCGTGATTTCGAGGGCTCGAATCCGGGTTTGAAAGTGGCAAGGGAGTTCAGGAGGAGGGTGACCAATGTTGGGAAAGAGATGTCGAGTTACAGAGCAGAGTTGAGTGGCATGAGGGGTTTGATGGTGAGGGTGGTACCGGAGAAGTTGCTTTTCCGGCGGAAGAATGAGAAGTTGAGTTACAAGCTCATTGTGGAGGGTCCGACTAAtatggaggaggaggtggtgcaCGGTTCACTGAGTTGGGTGGAGGAGTCTGGTAAACACATCGTGAGAAGTCCAATAGTGGCCACTGATATGGACCCAATGACCATTTGAAACTGTCAAATCTATATATGAGATGAAGATGAATATTCAAAGTTAGAAGTAGACTACTCGGACTTGGGGTACGAGGATTAGAAAGAAAGCAAGTAAACGCGGGATTTTTTATGATGAGGTTTTATGTACAGTTGTTTTGAATTTAACCATGTCTGACTCGATCTTTTTATACACGTATGTTGGTGTCTCCTCCCACAAGCAcaagaattatatatatatatgttcttgAAAAAAGATTTCATGTAAGAGGGAAAAGTTGCTAATGAGTTGGGACTCTGTTAAGTTGCCATTTTGGTTATGAAATGTATTgaattgggaatttataagagTTATTAGCTAGGAACTCTTTAACACCGGCAACGCAATGGGAGTGCTTAGTTAATTCCTATAATCAAATGAGACGGTACCCCACTTAATCTTATAACTTCTTTTTTGTAGGGACTGATAGCCTATAACTTGTTTACACACTATCTACAAATTTAATATTACTGTATTATATTGATGTAACAAAAGAAGATTTAAAGTTCAGAGTTCAGCAGTTGAAATTATTcgtatttttgtttgaattttttcttttttttacgcTTGGAAAACCTCTTGTGATTCGTGATAGCCATCTTTGTGCTGTTGATTTCAACTGAGCTGTCAGGAAAGAAAGTACTAAATAGCACTTTGCTGGGCACCACACTAATCCAATTGAAGTACCAACATGATCATTCAACATTAAGAAATCTACTTGTATTGGTTTCGGAACACCACAAACACCCCACAACAATGCGCCGTCACAAAAGCATAACCATATCTATGCAGGTGAGTTTTAATATTGAATACAAAGCCCACGCCAATGAAAAGAAATTATATATGAACATATCACCTATTAACATTGAATCACACAGCAACAGCTAGAGCCTGTAATTAGCAACTAACTCTCCCCTAAAATAttgacaaaaaaatatttatggacACGCAAATAATACTTGCTGAAATTTTTTCCACAAAAGAGGCTGAGATAGACAACAAATTTTCTGTATCTGGTAAGTCTTGCCTTGGTAAGTTCTTGTGCATTCATTCCATCATTCGACTATCTTTTTGCCCTTCCTTCGTTTTCGTTTGGAACGCTTCCGACCCTCAGCTGACTCCTGGACTCCATTCTCAATCACCTGCCCTTGTAACGGAACTTATAAGAACTTTGATATTCTATTTTGAATTTGATAAATATGAAGGAGAAACTGAGCAACTCACTCTTGTTAAAACCATACACTTCAGGGCAGCGATAAGCTCAAAGAGATACTCAAAGGCAGCCTTATAGGGCTCCTGCATTGAAATAAAAACCTTAGGAATTTAAACCTCCAAAAGCCAAGTTGTAAGCCGAGAACAGGCCAAAAAAAAAAGGTCTCAATACCTGCAGGTCTGAAGGCAGAGGAAGCCCTTCTACCAAAGGAGCCCTTGGAACTTGAAGAAATTTGGTTCCACCTGCACTATCCTCCATCAGAATATTCCAGGAAGGAGAATTATAAATACCTAATGCCTCAAAGTCGACCCTAGAGCTCAACGAAGCTGGAATATTAGTTTGAGATGAAGAGTCACTACTTGTAAACTGCGTGCATATCACAAAAG
This genomic interval from Humulus lupulus chromosome 8, drHumLupu1.1, whole genome shotgun sequence contains the following:
- the LOC133794487 gene encoding subtilisin-like protease SBT1.9, translated to MNTALAKMPMFFFFLFTSTYAQTKVYIVYMDHSAMPRAFSTHHSWFESTLSSVSDDSELPISSKLIHTYTNSIHGFSAALTPSELAALKNSPGYIHSTPDRPLVLHTTHSTKFLGMSSTSGVWPASSYGEGVIIGVIDSGVWPESESFKDKGMSRVPSRWKGKCETGHHFNSSLCNKKLIGARFFNKGIRANFPEINITLNSARDDHGHGTHTASTAAGNYVEGASYYGYAAGTARGMAPRARLAAYKVLWENHVYSSDVIAAVDQAIKDGVDILSMSLGFFANKDKFYEEDAVAVATFAAMEKGIFVSASAGNKGHLAGTLDNGAPWLTVVGAGTVDREFVGTLTLGNDTNKIIFESLYAGSFSGLREPLVFLNKCKNLKKLRKLKEKVIVVCKDGQTTNLGDQIEIIKNGSTSVISGAMFLSNDLWEDYYDYTFAAAFIDEKNQKTVMDYISKNKNPTGVLEFRKTILGRATAPKVARYSSRGPFVRSPSVLKPDVLAPGSDILASWSPLDKIVEVHSKPLFSHFKIISGTSMATPHVSGLAALIKAVHPDWSPAAIRSAIMTTANPLDNTQSPIKDAGNFDHPAIPIDIGAGFIDPNKAIDPGLVYDAETEDYVKLLCSLNYTAKQMKIITKTNTSCNEIKPSSDLNYPSFIAYFPRDFEGSNPGLKVAREFRRRVTNVGKEMSSYRAELSGMRGLMVRVVPEKLLFRRKNEKLSYKLIVEGPTNMEEEVVHGSLSWVEESGKHIVRSPIVATDMDPMTI